The Sulfuricurvum sp. IAE1 genome window below encodes:
- a CDS encoding helix-turn-helix domain-containing protein, translating to MTKSELAELLGISRQAVGQQIAGTSKKKEYIRKMMKILLGLKKDEAEKILSSIPPSECAVMLTEKEVSELTKYSINTLRQYRCSGKGPSFNVGEGKKGRITYLQEDVEKWLSEQKRRPKNSKIKDMDG from the coding sequence ATGACCAAATCGGAACTGGCAGAGTTGTTGGGCATATCAAGGCAGGCTGTCGGGCAGCAGATTGCAGGAACGAGCAAGAAAAAAGAGTACATCCGAAAGATGATGAAGATATTATTGGGCCTGAAAAAAGACGAGGCCGAAAAAATACTTTCAAGCATCCCGCCTTCGGAATGTGCTGTCATGTTGACCGAAAAAGAGGTGTCTGAGCTTACCAAATATTCGATCAATACGCTAAGACAATACCGCTGCTCCGGCAAAGGACCGTCTTTTAACGTCGGGGAAGGTAAAAAAGGCCGAATTACCTATCTGCAAGAAGATGTTGAAAAGTGGCTCTCTGAGCAAAAACGTCGGCCAAAAAACTCAAAAATCAAAGATATGGATGGTTAG
- a CDS encoding site-2 protease family protein, whose translation MYAIVFLEVFLHELGHFFAARAFRVSVKEIVFISVQPKVIYQDPGEPIKDGLTYFHEAPRAHQNAILIAGPLSGLLAAPFAYLIMHTYPDNALSSKSLRSPSLS comes from the coding sequence ATGTATGCAATCGTGTTTCTCGAAGTGTTTTTGCACGAGCTGGGACATTTCTTTGCGGCTAGGGCGTTTCGTGTGTCGGTCAAGGAAATTGTCTTTATTTCGGTGCAGCCAAAGGTCATTTATCAAGACCCCGGTGAGCCGATCAAAGATGGCCTTACTTATTTTCATGAAGCGCCTCGTGCCCACCAAAACGCCATCCTTATTGCCGGTCCCCTGTCGGGGTTGCTTGCGGCACCATTTGCGTATTTAATTATGCACACATACCCTGATAATGCCCTATCTTCAAAATCCCTC